The region TCTCCCAGGCGCATCTTCTGCTCACTGTGTCTGGCAGGCAGCGGGTTTCAGTGGCCCTTTAAAGGGCAGCTGCGGCCCCACTCTGGACCGTAGCAGAAGACCGAAGATTTCCTTATGACCCAGGCTTTGGCCTGATTCAAGTAATCCAGGATAGGCTTGTTTAGTGGGGAAAGCCTATTCCGGATAACTTGGTTCAGGAATGAGACCACCAGCATCATAAACGTGCTTGGCTGACCCAGTTTCGTCTGTAAATCGAACCATTTTACAGCATCTATTAAAATACTGTATCGTTTTCCCCATCCCATAAAATCAGTCTAGCTGCTCTCTGTCATGCTCAGATGAATGGGAGCATCACGCTCGTTAATTCAGTGTATGTCTTGTTCAGGAGTTGTGTTACCAGCAAGAAGCTCCCCCTCTATAAAAAGAGTTATTTCTggattttatcattattattttaaaatattctcatCATTTGTCTCACAACTCAGGTGTATGTGCTGAAAAGACCCCATGTTGATGAGTTCCTCAAACGGATGGGTGAattatttgagtgtgtgttgttcacAGCAAGTCTAGCCAAGGTAAGGAGCCCTTATAAGCTCTTGTCATGTGACCTAGGcatcttttctttattatgcTCTGATAGGGAGTGTGTGAACGACCCCTTTTTAGATTCGATTACATttcaagaaaaataaataaacaaataaaactgttaaTGGAAGTTTGAGCGAGGTGTTGATGTCATCCGCTCCTTTTCTGCCTCGTGCGGTGGCAGTATGCAGATCCCGTCTCAGACTTGCTGGATAAGTGGGGTGCTTTCCGATGCCGTCTCTTCCGGGAATCCTGTGTGTTCCACCGTGGCAACTACGTCAAGGACCTGAGTCGGCTGGGCAGGGACCTTAACAAGGTCATCATTATTGACAACTCACCAGCTTCTTACATCTTCCATCCAGATAATGCTGTAAGTTCACAGTGtccatttgtgttttcatgagCTGGGGTCCTTAAATGAGTATGAAATGTGTCACAAGAAAAGAGACGTTGTTTATTGTGGTCAAATTATTTCTAggattttgttttcctcattcttgcctgttcttttctcttgttctgaCGTGTGTAGGTACCTGTAGCCTCCTGGTTTGATGATATGTCCGACACAGAGCTCCTTGACCTCATCCCGTTCTTTGAGAGACTAAGTAAAGTGGATGATGTCTATGCTGTTCTCAAGCAGCACAGGACTGCAAGCTAGCGGGGATAGG is a window of Chanos chanos chromosome 10, fChaCha1.1, whole genome shotgun sequence DNA encoding:
- the ctdsp1 gene encoding carboxy-terminal domain RNA polymerase II polypeptide A small phosphatase 1 isoform X2, translating into MDHPSTSIITQVSRDEEANAPLREKGPPTHAASSSKKPRSRGIFNSLFCCLCHDEADQVPVNNNAPLLVEENGTVSKQVPAKPLLPQIKSKDVGKICVVIDLDETLVHSSFKPVNNADFIIPVEIDGTVHQVYVLKRPHVDEFLKRMGELFECVLFTASLAKYADPVSDLLDKWGAFRCRLFRESCVFHRGNYVKDLSRLGRDLNKVIIIDNSPASYIFHPDNAVPVASWFDDMSDTELLDLIPFFERLSKVDDVYAVLKQHRTAS
- the ctdsp1 gene encoding carboxy-terminal domain RNA polymerase II polypeptide A small phosphatase 1 isoform X1; this translates as MDHPSTSIITQVSRDEEANAPLREKGPPTHAASSSKKPRSRGIFNSLFCCLCHDEADQVPVNNNAPLLVEENGTVSKVPAKPLLPQIKSKDVGKICVVIDLDETLVHSSFKPVNNADFIIPVEIDGTVHQVYVLKRPHVDEFLKRMGELFECVLFTASLAKYADPVSDLLDKWGAFRCRLFRESCVFHRGNYVKDLSRLGRDLNKVIIIDNSPASYIFHPDNAVPVASWFDDMSDTELLDLIPFFERLSKVDDVYAVLKQHRTAS